From a single Erpetoichthys calabaricus chromosome 1, fErpCal1.3, whole genome shotgun sequence genomic region:
- the prx gene encoding neuroblast differentiation-associated protein AHNAK isoform X9 has product MAMPMEITVVQETLKKSELMEVVVETEAEAGARGFSVSGGGAQGIFVKEVLKDSPAAKALSLREGDQLLSARVYFDNVKYEDALKILQCAEPYKVSFLLKRNVPSADISTSSGSASLEVKGPKAKMPKLSVKSIAPLRKKKKKAKAGSRLSAEVTLPASGKFKREASPAKFELSPVDVEFAFPKFPKLKGVSKTTTEGDISLKSPEIQASVARRKKKKIRLPRMRVKDAAAARAVVDVDLKSPEGKVELGTPETKVKTKEKSTKFGISFPKTKKPKVDAGLSCLEASKGISPPGIKLKPPEVEFDFSLPTGKADSKTAKGEVSKEDVKIKTPKVELDFGLPSGKAEAKISHPDINVKDTMKEGIKFKAPKLDLDISLPKGKVEDTIAMPEAEVKSKDGFKFKPPKLDLDLSLPAGSVDSTEGDLDKDGRLRMPQVKIPKIGVSLPSAEFEGDTSKDRYKRDSYGKEDKHKAGLKMPSIDIDAPSLNIEIGLPTSKADSEGDVKFHPSEGSTGAGLKAPDVEIKMPKMTLPKFSGAEGEIKAPKTDVHRGKMEIEGPDFKLKGPKIKMPSFGVTLPTKTRDKSQAEHEHMIHEDGETGKIKLPTVKMPSIDISVPVPDVDLHLPKGKTSGPEAGIDKKIHHSQEELDIKMKMPKISIPKFSMFGKLETPSADVNVSPPKVDVKSPKADLTLRDIEVEGPSAKGANITMPKIDISLPKIKSPDMDLNMPELDIEGPSIKGPKISMPTVDISLPKMKHPEGHLDFEGPSVKGPNISMPTVDISLPKMKHPEGHLDIEGPSVKGPKISMPTVDISVPKMKHPEADLDIEGPFVKGPKISMPKFDISVPKIKHPEVDLNIEGPSVKGPKISMPTVDISVPKIKHPEVDLNIEGPSVKGPKIAMPTVDISLPKIKHPEADLDIEGPSVKGPKIAMPTVDISLPKMKHPEAHLDIEGPSVKGPKIAMPTVDISLPKMKHPEAGLDIDDLSVKGPKISMPKFDISLPKMKHPETDLDIEGPSVKGPKIAMPTVDISLPKMKHPEADLDIEGPSVKGPKIAMPTVDISLPKMKHPEADLDIEGPSVKGPKISMPKFDISLPKMKHPEADLNIEGPSVKGPKISMPKFDISLPKMKHPEADLNIEGPSVKGPKIAMPTVDISLPKMKHPEADLNIEGPSLKGPKISMPTVDISLPKMQHPEADLDIKGPSLKGPKISMPTVNISLPKMKHPEVDLDIQDPSLKGPKITMPEVDISLPKMKHPEVDLNAEGPSVKGPKIVMPTVDISLPTIKPSDTELDIEGPSLKGPKIGIPKVDISLPKRKSAEIGVSVPEGDTNLSMPSMKIPTIDINMPKIDLDLSISKTMEGASMELPESTTGRNFEGPDIHLKMPKISLPTFGVKDNAEAECKGDVKLPKAKVDKKASEFEGSKPKLPTIKVPGLDISVPEVPDVDINIKAPKSKSDYTVEGDISGKQHDFNIKGPNVKIEMPKLPKFKKDKSNVEVQPPHVDIESGDAKMKGLKIKMPKFGLSFPKGKLKEGEVDVSGQMKASGKMPEGKIKFPKEKHSMEMPDVNTDTTDGKIKLPSVALPSVDISAPKMDIDFSLPKGKRGDKEQVGLLKGEDERLSSGASFDVPDVSLKIPKFTLPKFAGKVKTDNVELDSKHLKADIQPSPAKVDIEGKFPSVEFDVDGKPKEKDMKIKMPKMKIPTFGITKKDEDVTVITPDVDTKIKKGKVQMKSPTIELEGPEGKVKSPKIKFPKFKISSPKTKLPDAEVKIGTEKGVKEGVQTPDVTIDMPKISMPKFGTKDGKMNVDVSVPEEGKLKMPSLEISLPTVSHKEGEVLLPKAEVDVSEADIKGYEGDLKIPKMPSLDISAPKFELDISLPKVKDDSALDPKLDIKAKKEGDLDGTDWKLKMPQVDLPKFGHKEKNINLELDIPAGKADAKIAKPEISISKASVDVPDFEMQGAEGRIKMPKIKMPKVDISLPKGDGVTESEDKITRPEFEDPAADGKIKLPSFGKLSAPTVKAPELDFELSLRKPKHETEIEGNWKGRKGAETDLGVTSEKSEYYIKMPKMKMPELSISGPQIKGSDLEIDVGLSKLDTGKEKIKGDLPKIQGSPGVTIKAPKIKAPKVDADVKAPEADIEGTSGKFKMKIPKFGLSTTKDEGEVNVDLQQETKFKVPDVGFSVTKDGDHSTNIDLSLPKDSKVKGPKKEGKLEVDLPSVELDIPEGGIKVPKLKIPKIGVMTSKEMLEGEVAFVSDSEEAEEKAKKHHFKFPNVEISSSKPKGYAEVDVKTSGRDMDLEGQTDGLKLKMPKITVPSVGFSDSKDQHYSTELITPDSDADIKIPKIDIKVPKIDINIPKVEIKAPAVNVKAPEEESLEMDEEHKSKVKLPEFGIALPSVTRLETETSDVKLKVKGPQIKVKNAEAISKSPQSDGDAEGPKMPKVKKAVFAFPRFNGADASLSHSQGEVNLGAGETKTRVPKIKMKPTFGKLRSKTKGAEVNGDAEEIDGEEDEKHKTGKMKIPKVTLAVSAKTSDGAGYHVNGQSDPASTNASQQDKSKFGKMKIPKIEFSSPYSKGAVDEGEAEMNMKLVKEEEASMSNGDSKGLKFKSPKITFSGFKKKTGKEEIEKPVSSSARTEMACLESGDKPISQSPKPKVSIGLFSSKSRGEYTVEQRTNGQEAQEESGKHHLEGRGDKSPKFKLPKFSLSPKSKGVLVITPESSPKASQRSSQQKEGEESSSGFKIQMPRVGFKSRQDEHTSEERIIMDDEDESVIIVSKTSKHTITESVTEKSTTI; this is encoded by the exons GAGATCAGCTGCTTAGTGCCAGGGTGTACTTTGACAATGTCAAATATGAAGATGCCCTGAAGATTCTTCAGTGTGCTGAGCCATACAAAGTATCGTTCCTGCTGAAGCGCAACGTTCCCAGCGCAGACATCAGCACCTCGTCAGGCTCAGCCAGCCTGGAAGTCAAAGGTCCCAAAGCCAAGATGCCAAAACTG AGTGTTAAAAGCATTGCTCctttgagaaagaaaaagaagaaagccaAGGCCGGTTCAAGGTTAAGTGCAGAAGTAACTCTTCCTGCATCAGGCAAATTCAAGAGGGAGGCCTCACCAGCTAAGTTCGAGCTGAGTCCAGTGGATGTGGAATTTGCCTTCCCAAAATTTCCAAAGCTGAAAGGTGTGAGCAAGACAACCACGGAAGGCGATATTAGCCTCAAAAGTCCAGAGATACAAGCTAGCGTTGCAAGacggaagaaaaagaaaatcagattaCCTAGAATGAGAGTAAAagatgcagcagcagcaagagctgtggtggatgtggatctaaaatcACCAGAAGGGAAGGTAGAACTGGGTACCCCAGAAACTAAAgtcaaaactaaagaaaaatccacaaaattTGGAATTTCTTTTCCAAAAACTAAGAAACCAAAAGTTGATGCAGGACTTTCATGCTTAGAGGCAAGCAAAGGGATAAGTCCACCTGGAATCAAATTAAAGCCTCCAGAAGTAGAGTTTGACTTTAGCCTCCCAACTGGAAAAGCAGATTCTAAGACTGCTAAAGGGGAGGTGAGTAAGGAAGATGTCAAAATCAAGACGCCTAAAGTGGAGCTTGATTTTGGTTTGCCCTCAGGCAAAGCTGAAGCCAAAATATCCCACCCAGATATTAATGTTAAGGACACAATGAAAGAAGGCATTAAATTTAAAGCACCAAAACTTGATCTGGATATCAGTTTACCAAAAGGAAAGGTAGAGGATACAATAGCTATGCCAGAGGCTGAGGTGAAAAGTAAAGATGGTTTTAAATTTAAGCCGCCTAAATTGGATCTTGATCTTAGTCTGCCTGCAGGGAGTGTTGACTCAACTGAAGGAGACCTAGATAAGGATGGAAGGCTCAGAATGCCTCAAGTGAAGATTCCAAAAATAGGGGTTTCCTTACCATCTGCTGAATTTGAGGGTGACACTTCCAAAGACAGATACAAAAGAGATTCTTACGGCAAGGAAGACAAGCATAAAGCTGGACTAAAGATGCCGTCTATTGACATTGATGCGCCATCATTAAACATTGAAATTGGCTTGCCAACATCTAAAGCAGACAGTGAAGGAGATGTGAAATTTCATCCATCTGAGGGTAGTACAGGAGCTGGTTTGAAGGCTCCTGATGTTGAAATAAAAATGCCAAAGATGACACTTCCAAAATTTAGTGGAGCTGAGGGAGAAATTAAAGCTCCAAAGACAGACGTGCATCGTGGTAAAATGGAAATAGAAGGTCCAGATTTTAAACTAAAGGGGCCCAAAATAAAGATGCCATCATTTGGTGTTACCTTACCTACAAAGACAAGAGATAAATCTCAGGCAGAACATGAGCACATGATTCATGAAGATGGTGAAACAGGAAAAATTAAGTTACCAACTGTCAAAATGCCTTCCATTGATATCTCGGTGCCAGTTCCAGATGTGGACTTGCATCTTCCTAAAGGAAAGACAAGTGGACCAGAAGCTGGCATAGATAAAAAAATTCATCACAGCCAGGAAGAGTtggatataaaaatgaaaatgccaaAAATATCCATTCCAAAGTTCTCCATGTTTGGCAAGTTAGAAACACCATCAGCTGATGTAAATGTTTCCCCTCCTAAAGTAGATGTTAAATCTCCAAAAGCGGATCTGACTCTCAGAGACATTGAAGTTGAGGGGCCTTCTGCTAAAGGAGCTAATATAACAATGCCAAAAATTGATATTTCTCTACCCAAAATAAAGTCACCGGATATGGATCTGAACATGCCTGAACTAGATATAGAGGGTCCTTCCATAAAGGGGCCTAAGATATCCATGCCAACAGTTGACATTTCTCTTCCCAAAATGAAACATCCAGAAGGACACTTGGATTTTGAAGGTCCTTCGGTAAAGGGGCCTAATATATCAATGCCAACAGTTGACATTTCTCTTCCCAAAATGAAACATCCAGAAGGACACTTGGATATTGAAGGTCCTTCTGTAAAGGGGCCTAAGATATCAATGCCAACAGTTGACATTTCTGTACCAAAAATGAAACACCCAGAGGCAGATCTGGATATTGAAGGTCCTTTTGTTAAGGGTCCTAAGATATCAATGCCAAAATTTGACATTTCTGTACCAAAAATAAAACATCCAGAAGTAGATCTGAATATTGAAGGTCCTTCTGTAAAGGGGCCTAAGATATCAATGCCAACAGTAGACATTTCTGTACCAAAAATAAAACATCCAGAAGTAGATCTGAATATTGAAGGTCCTTCTGTAAAGGGCCCAAAGATAGCGATGCCAACAGTTGACATTTCCTTACCAAAAATTAAACATCCAGAAGCAGATCTGGATATTGAAGGTCCTTCTGTAAAAGGCCCAAAGATAGCCATGCCAACAGTTGACATTTCCTTACCAAAAATGAAACACCCAGAGGCACATCTGGATATTGAAG GTCCTTCTGTAAAGGGTCCTAAGATAGCCATGCCAACAGTTGACATTTCCTTACCAAAAATGAAACACCCAGAGGCAGGTCTGGATATTGATGATCTATCTGTAAAAGGCCCTAAAATATCCATGCCAAAATTTGATATTTCCTTACCAAAAATGAAACACCCAGAAACAGATCTGGATATTGAAGGTCCTTCTGTAAAGGGGCCAAAGATAGCCATGCCAACAGTTGACATTTCCTTACCAAAAATGAAACACCCAGAGGCAGATCTGGATATTGAAGGTCCTTCTGTAAAGGGTCCTAAGATAGCCATGCCAACAGTTGACATATCCTTACCAAAAATGAAACACCCAGAGGCAGATCTGGATATTGAAGGTCCTTCTGTAAAGGGTCCTAAGATATCAATGCCAAAATTTGACATTTCATTACCAAAAATGAAACACCCAGAGGCAGATCTGAATATTGAAG GTCCTTCTGTAAAGGGTCCTAAGATATCAATGCCAAAATTTGACATTTCATTACCAAAAATGAAACACCCAGAGGCAGATCTGAATATTGAAGGTCCTTCTGTAAAGGGCCCTAAGATAGCCATGCCAACAGTTGACATTTCCCTTCCCAAAATGAAACATCCGGAAGCAGATCTGAATATTGAAGGTCCTTCTCTAAAGGGGCCTAAGATATCAATGCCAACAGTTGATATTTCCTTACCAAAGATGCAACATCCAGAGGCAGACCTGGATATCAAAGGTCCTTCACTAAAAGGTCCTAAGATATCAATGCCAACAGTTAATATTTCCCTTCCCAAAATGAAACACCCCGAAGTAGATCTGGATATACAAGATCCTTCACTAAAAGGGCCTAAGATAACCATGCCAGAAGTTGACATTTCCCTACCCAAAATGAAACACCCTGAAGTAGACCTGAATGCTGAGGGTCCTTCTGTAAAGGGGCCTAAGATAGTGATGCCAACAGTTGACATTTCCCTTCCAACAATAAAGCCTTCAGACACAGAACTAGATATTGAGGGACCTTCTTTAAAAGGACCCAAAATAGGCATTCCAAAAGTTGACATCTCCCTTCCAAAACGAAAGTCAGCTGAAATAGGTGTGTCAGTGCCTGAAGGAGACACCAATCTCAGCATGCCATCAATGAAAATTCCAACCATTGACATCAACATGCCTAAAATAGATCTTGATTTAagtatttcaaagaccatggaaGGTGCAAGCATGGAGTTGCCTGAATCTACTACTGGTAGAAACTTCGAAGGACCTGACATCCATCTCAAAATGCCTAAAATTTCTTTGCCAACATTTGGAGTCAAAGATAATGCTGAAGCAGAGTGTAAAGGTGATGTGAAACTCCCAAAAGCAAAAGTTGATAAGAAGGCTTCTGAGTTTGAAGGTAGTAAACCAAAGCTACCTACAATTAAGGTTCCTGGACTTGATATCTCTGTACCAGAAGTGCCTGATGTGGATATCAATATTAAAGCACCAAAGAGTAAGAGTGATTATACTGTTGAAGGAGACATCAGTGGAAAACAACATGATTTCAACATCAAGGGTCCCAATGTTAAGATTGAAATGCCTAAACTTCCAAAATTCAAGAAGGATAAAAGTAATGTGGAAGTTCAACCACCTCATGTTGATATTGAAAGCGGTGATGCCAAAATGAAAGGACTTAAAATTAAGATGCCCAAATTtggcctttcctttcccaagggTAAACTAAAAGAAGGTGAAGTTGACGTTTCAGGACAGATGAAGGCCAGTGGGAAGATGCCAGAAGGGAAGATTAAATTCCCAAAAGAAAAGCATTCAATGGAAATGCCTGATGTGAATACAGATACCACCGATGGAAAGATAAAGCTTCCATCAGTGGCATTGCCGTCTGTTGATATCTCAGCTCCAAAGATGGACATTGACTTCAGCTTACCTAAAGGTAAAAGGGGTGACAAGGAGCAAGTAGGGCTGTTAAAGGGAGAAGATGAGAGACTTTCTTCTGGAGCCAGTTTTGATGTCCCAGATGTATCGCTGAAAATACCCAAGTTTACACTCCCGAAATTTGCgggcaaagtaaaaacagataatgTTGAACTGGACAGCAAGCATCTCAAAGCTGATATACAGCCTAGCCCTGCAAAGGTAGATATAGAAGGCAAATTTCCTTCAGTAGAATTTGATGTTGATGGCAAACCGAAAGAAAAAGATATGAAGATAAAAATGCCTAAAATGAAAATTCCTACTTTTGGTATTACAAAGAAGGATGAGGATGTAACTGTGATCACCCCAGATGTTGATACaaagattaaaaaaggaaaagtgcAAATGAAAAGCCCCACTATTGAACTTGAAGGCCCAGAGGGGAAAGTTAAATCACCAAAAATCAAATTCCCCAAATTTAAAATTTCATCACCAAAGACAAAACTGCCTGATGCCGAGGTTAAGATTGGTACTGAGAAAGGAGTTAAAGAGGGTGTTCAAACTCCAGATGTAACGATTGACATGCCTAAGATTTCAATGCCAAAATTTGGAACCAAAGATGGAAAAATGAATGTTGATGTCAGTGTACCTGAGGAAGGAAAACTTAAAATGCCATCTCTTGAAATTTCCCTCCCTACAGTTTCACATAAAGAGGGTGAGGTGCTGCTGCCAAAGGCAGAGGTTGATGTATCTGAAGCAGACATTAAAGGATATGAAGGTGATCTTAAAATCCCTAAAATGCCAAGTCTTGACATCTCTGCCCCCAAGTTTGAACTTGATATAAGTTTGCCTAAAGTTAAAGATGACTCTGCCTTAGATCCTAAGCTAGATATTAAAGCCAAGAAAGAAGGTGATCTTGATGGAACTGATTGGAAATTAAAAATGCCTCAAGTCGACTTACCTAAATTTGGCCACAAAGAAAAGAATATCAATCTGGAGCTTGACATTCCTGCAGGTAAAGCTGATGCTAAAATTGCTAAGCCTGAAATTTCCATATCAAAAGCAAGCGTAGATGTTCCTGACTTTGAAATGCAAGGCGCGGAAGGCAGGATTAAGATGCCAAAAATTAAAATGCCTAAAGTGGATATTTCTTTGCCCAAGGGGGATGGTGTTACAGAGAGTGAAGATAAGATTACAAGACCTGAGTTTGAAGATCCTGCTGCGGACGGCAAGATAAAGTTGCCTTCATTTGGAAAACTCTCCGCTCCTACGGTAAAAGCACCTGAACTGGACTTTGAACTCAGCTTGAGAAAACCTAAACATGAAACAGAAATAGAAGGTAACTGGAAAGGGAGAAAGGGGGCTGAAACTGACTTGGGTGTTACTTCAGAAAAATCAGAGTATTATATCAAGATGCCCAAAATGAAAATGCCAGAACTATCCATTTCTGGTCCACAGATCAAAGGTAGTGATCTTGAAATTGATGTGGGACTGTCAAAGTTGGACACCGGAAAAGAGAAGATTAAGGGGGACTTACCCAAAATACAAGGAAGTCCAGGTGTCACAATTAAGGCCCCAAAGATCAAAGCCCCAAAAGTAGATGCAGATGTGAAGGCACCAGAGGCTGATATTGAAGGAACAAGtggaaaatttaaaatgaaaattccaAAGTTTGGTTTATCCACAACAAAAGATGAGGGTGAAGTTAATGTAGACTTGCAGCAGGAGACCAAGTTTAAGGTTCCAGATGTGGGATTTAGTGTGACAAAAGATGGAGACCACAGCACCAATATTGACCTTTCCCTTCCTAAGGACAGTAAAGTCAAAGGTCCTAAAAAGGAAGGTAAGCTTGAAGTTGATTTGCCATCTGTCGAACTGGACATCCCAGAAGGTGGTATCAAGGTGCCCAAATTAAAGATTCCTAAAATTGGCGTGATGACATCCAAAGAGATGTTAGAAGGAGAAGTTGCTTTTGTGTCAGActcagaagaagcagaagaaaaagCAAAGAAGCATCATTTCAAATTTCCCAATGTAGAAATTTCAAGCTCTAAACCTAAAGGGTATGCAGAAGTAGATGTCAAAACTTCTGGGAGAGATATGGACCTTGAAGGGCAAACAGATGGACTAAAGTTAAAAATGCCCAAAATCACAGTACCCTCTGTCGGTTTTTCAGATTCAAAAGACCAGCACTATTCAACAGAACTGATCACCCCAGATTCTGATGCAGACATCAAAATTCCAAAAATTGACATTAAGGTTCCAAAAATTGACATTAATATTCCAAAGGTCGAAATTAAAGCCCCGGCCGTCAATGTAAAGGCCCCAGAAGAGGAATCATTGGAGATGGATGAGGAACATAAGTCCAAAGTTAAACTACCAGAGTTTGGAATTGCACTTCCTTCTGTCACACGGTTAGAAACTGAAACATCAGACGTAAAGTTAAAAGTCAAAGGACcacaaatcaaagttaaaaatgcTGAAGCGATTTCCAAATCACCACAGTCTGATGGGGATGCTGAAGGGCCAAAGATGCCAAAAGTaaaaaaagctgtttttgctTTTCCAAGGTTTAATGGGGCAGATGCGTCATTGAGTCATTCTCAAGGAGAAGTGAATCTGGGGGCTGGAGAAACTAAAACCAGAGTtcccaaaatcaaaatgaaacccACCTTTGGAAAGTTGCGTTCCAAAACAAAAGGGGCAGAAGTGAATGGGGATGCAGAAGAAATAGATGGAGAGGAAGACGAAAAacataaaactggaaaaatgaagaTTCCAAAAGTCACACTTGCAGTCTCTGCGAAGACAAGTGATGGGGCGGGATATCATGTGAATGGACAAAGTGACCCTGCTTCAACGAATGCATCTCAGCAAGACAAGAGTAAATTTGGGAAGATGAAGATTCCCAAAATTGAATTTTCCTCACCCTATTCCAAGGGGGCAGTAGATGAAGGGGAGGCTGAAATGAACATGAAGCTGGTCAAGGAAGAGGAAGCATCAATGTCAAATGGAGACAGTAAGGGCTTAAAATTTAAATCtccaaaaatcacattttcaggctttaaaaagaaaactggcAAAGAAGAGATTGAAAAGCCAGTGTCTTCCAGTGCCAGGACTGAAATGGCCTGTCTAGAATCTGGGGATAAACCCATCTCACAGTCTCCCAAGCCCAAAGTTTCCATAGGTTTGTTTTCCAGCAAATCCAGAGGAGAATACACTGTGGAACAAAGAACCAATGGTCAGGAGGCCCAAGAAGAAAGTGGCAAACATCATCTGGAAGGTAGAGGAGACAAGTCCCCCAAGTTTAAGCTCCCGAAATTCTCCCTCAGCCCCAAATCAAAAGGGGTCCTGGTGATAACCCCTGAGAGTTCCCCAAAGGCAAGCCAACGTTCCTCACAACAAAAGGAAGGGGAAGAATCATCTTCTGGTTTTAAAATCCAGATGCCAAGGGTGGGATTTAAGTCCCGTCAAGACGAGCACACATCGGAGGAGCGGATAATCATGGATGATGAGGATGAAAGTGTGATCATCGTGTCTAAGACATCTAAACACACAATAACAGAATCAGTGACTGAAAAATCCACCACCATTTAA